A single Myxocyprinus asiaticus isolate MX2 ecotype Aquarium Trade chromosome 50, UBuf_Myxa_2, whole genome shotgun sequence DNA region contains:
- the LOC127439289 gene encoding leucine-rich repeat and immunoglobulin-like domain-containing nogo receptor-interacting protein 3 — protein sequence MAGCPRLSLPGLLLLQITAFITHGQNCPQRCDCIPQQRTVLCQNKHLNSIPGGIPTDTRTLDLSGNSLRWVEYNDLATFSRLEELDLSENLISVLEPNAFSSLLKLRVLRLRANQLKLVPMGAFSHLTNLTTLDLSGNKLVILLDFTFQDLRNLRNLEVGDNDLVYISNKAFLGLVGLQELTIERCNLTSISGQSLSYLRGLVTLRLRYLSIASLEEQNFRKLGGLRGLEIDHWPFLKYISPHSFQGLNLSWLSITNTNISTVPTGALRNLVHLASLNLSYNPISVLESWALRDLVRLKELHLVGTNLISVQPYGLGGLQQIRLLNLSNNGLVALEEGSFHSINTLETLRVDGNPLSCDCRLLWILQRRKTLNFDGKSPVCNTPVEVRGKALSTFSDSALFDHFTCQRPKIRNRKLQQLTAREGQVVSFVCRAYGDPTPVIFWISPQRRRITTKSTGRVIVLPEGTLEIRYAQVTDSGTYICIASNAGGNDTYFATLTVSGLPLDGAFATNRTYYVSDLNDTNLNDTRVFLKFTLDLKTILVSTAMGCITFLGVVLFCFILLFVWSRGRGQHKNNFSVEYSFRKVDGPAASGGQGGARKFNMKMI from the coding sequence ATGGCGGGTTGTCCACGCCTGAGCTTACCGGGGCTGCTTCTGCTCCAAATCACTGCATTCATAACACATGGCCAAAACTGCCCACAGCGCTGTGACTGTATCCCTCAGCAGAGAACTGTGTTGTGTCAGAACAAGCACCTGAATTCTATTCCTGGGGGCATCCCTACTGACACACGGACACTGGACCTGAGTGGCAACAGTTTACGCTGGGTGGAATACAATGACCTGGCAACCTTCTCAAGACTGGAAGAGCTAGACCTGAGTGAGAACCTCATCAGTGTGCTGGAACCCAATGCCTTTTCCAGCTTACTAAAACTCAGAGTGTTGCGTCTACGAGCCAACCAGCTTAAACTCGTGCCTATGGGTGCCTTTTCTCATCTCACAAACCTCACCACTCTGGACTTGAGTGGGAATAAACTGGTCATCCTCTTAGACTTCACCTTCCAGGACTTGCGGAACCTCCGCAATTTGGAGGTCGGTGATAATGACCTGGTGTACATTTCAAACAAAGCGTTCCTGGGTTTGGTGGGCCTTCAAGAACTCACCATTGAAAGGTGCAATCTGACTTCTATATCTGGACAATCTCTTTCTTATCTTCGCGGCTTGGTGACTCTTCGATTACGCTACCTCAGTATTGCTTCATTGGAAGAGCAGAACTTTCGAAAACTTGGAGGGCTCCGAGGTCTTGAGATTGACCATTGGCCCTTCCTTAAGTACATCTCTCCACACAGCTTCCAGGGTCTCAACCTTTCTTGGCTCTCGATTACCAACACCAACATTTCCACCGTGCCTACGGGTGCTCTTCGTAACCTTGTTCACTTGGCCAGCCTCAACCTTTCTTACAACCCCATCTCTGTTCTAGAGTCCTGGGCTTTGCGGGACCTTGTCCGCTTGAAGGAATTGCACCTAGTTGGAACAAACCTGATATCAGTGCAGCCCTATGGCCTTGGAGGTTTGCAGCAGATACGATTGCTCAACTTATCAAACAATGGATTAGTAGCTCTGGAAGAGGGCTCTTTCCACTCAATTAACACATTGGAGACATTGCGAGTAGATGGTAACCCTTTGTCTTGCGACTGCCGCCTACTGTGGATACTGCAACGCCGCAAGACCCTCAACTTCGACGGAAAGTCACCCGTTTGCAACACACCTGTGGAAGTACGAGGGAAAGCTCTTAGTACCTTTTCGGACTCAGCACTTTTTGACCATTTTACATGTCAGCGGCCAAAAATCCGCAACCGCAAATTACAACAGCTGACAGCACGTGAAGGCCAAGTAGTGTCATTTGTATGTAGAGCATACGGAGACCCAACTCCAGTTATCTTTTGGATTTCACCTCAGAGGCGTCGTATCACCACCAAGAGCACTGGCCGTGTCATTGTTCTGCCTGAAGGTACACTAGAGATCCGTTACGCCCAGGTGACAGACAGTGGTACCTACATATGCATAGCAAGCAATGCTGGCGGCAATGATACCTACTTCGCCACACTAACAGTGAGTGGATTGCCACTAGATGGTGCTTTTGCGACAAATCGCACCTACTACGTGAGCGATCTCAATGACACAAACTTAAACGACACCCGTGTCTTCCTAAAGTTCACGCTGGACCTCAAAACTATCCTGGTGTCCACAGCAATGGGTTGCATCACTTTTTTGGGTGTggtgcttttctgtttcattcttttgtttgtgtGGAGCCGAGGACGAGGTCAGCACAAGAACAATTTCTCAGTAGAGTATTCCTTCAGAAAGGTTGATGGTCCTGCTGCCAGTGGTGGGCAAGGGGGTGCTCGAAAGTTTAACATGAAGATGATATAA